The following are encoded together in the Acidaminococcales bacterium genome:
- a CDS encoding glycosyltransferase: MAIVLMKCYMLFTVAVLAIYTARHFVFTINRLFGKQRIYYHDIIDSDLRTVTVLIPMHNEEAVCRDVLERMLLVDYDFAKFEVIPINDFSEDKTKEILEEYAAQYPDIIKPLHRYEGERGKPAALNEALQVARGDIIIIFDADYLPPRGIIKNIAVCFNDPEVGAVMGRVIPVNTRVNLLTQLLDLERSGGYQVDQQARWNMRLVPQYGGTVGGFLRQVVIDLGSFNVKMLAEDTELTFRLTLNGWKVAYANRAECYEEAPESWAVRARQIRRWSRGHNDVMFKYLLPILRSDYIRSREKIDALLLAGVYVVPFILLSCMAVSMVLFFLGEMEIFAGVFFLVFIGVYNTFGNFAPFYQVGTGCLLDGMKQRTLLIPFLLFNFYFYMWYTSRGFADALLDRITLRRTTWQKTARFRAKTEGQKSS; the protein is encoded by the coding sequence ATGGCAATAGTATTAATGAAATGCTATATGCTGTTTACTGTGGCAGTGCTGGCGATATACACGGCTAGGCACTTTGTTTTCACGATCAACAGGCTTTTCGGCAAACAACGCATTTATTACCACGACATTATCGATTCCGACCTGCGCACGGTTACCGTCCTCATTCCTATGCACAACGAGGAAGCGGTCTGCCGCGATGTATTGGAGCGCATGCTGCTCGTCGATTATGATTTTGCGAAGTTTGAAGTCATACCGATAAACGATTTTTCCGAGGACAAAACCAAAGAGATCCTGGAAGAATACGCCGCGCAATATCCCGACATCATCAAGCCGCTGCACCGCTACGAAGGCGAACGGGGCAAGCCGGCCGCCTTGAACGAGGCGCTGCAGGTGGCGCGGGGCGACATTATTATCATTTTCGACGCCGACTATCTGCCGCCGCGCGGGATCATCAAAAATATCGCCGTATGTTTCAACGACCCGGAGGTCGGGGCGGTCATGGGCCGCGTCATTCCTGTAAATACCCGGGTCAACCTCTTGACGCAGCTTTTGGATCTTGAGCGCTCCGGCGGCTACCAAGTGGACCAGCAGGCGCGCTGGAACATGCGCTTGGTGCCGCAGTACGGCGGGACGGTGGGAGGCTTTTTGCGGCAGGTGGTGATTGATCTTGGCTCTTTTAACGTCAAGATGCTGGCCGAGGACACCGAGCTGACCTTTCGGCTGACCCTGAATGGCTGGAAGGTAGCTTACGCCAACCGCGCCGAGTGTTATGAGGAAGCGCCCGAATCGTGGGCGGTGCGCGCCCGGCAAATAAGGCGCTGGTCGCGCGGGCACAACGACGTCATGTTTAAGTACCTCTTGCCGATATTGCGTTCGGACTATATTCGCAGCAGGGAAAAAATAGATGCCCTGCTCCTGGCGGGCGTTTATGTCGTGCCTTTCATCCTGCTCTCGTGCATGGCCGTTTCCATGGTGCTGTTTTTTCTCGGCGAGATGGAAATCTTCGCCGGCGTCTTCTTTTTGGTCTTCATAGGCGTTTACAATACTTTCGGCAATTTCGCGCCCTTTTATCAGGTGGGCACGGGCTGCCTGCTCGACGGGATGAAACAGCGCACGCTGCTCATACCTTTTCTGCTTTTTAATTTTTATTTTTATATGTGGTACACCTCGCGCGGTTTTGCCGACGCCCTTTTGGACAGGATTACCCTGCGCCGGACGACTTGGCAGAAAACGGCGCGCTTTCGCGCCAAAACTGAGGGGCAAAAATCTTCATGA
- a CDS encoding polysaccharide deacetylase family protein → MTKLLSALLLASIVALLAYAVPNYYKLKDIAADNSLRALVVYNEESLEKDGYILKAYQSVLAEEGVPHKAIEVFDLLNMEPGNMAAVVPALIFPDGIMQVVPSEFIEWIKTYMNEGGNVAVIYDAGTKHGRGFFEKKAVFADITGLNYILTDKLEYDLLEKGQIVFTSAERRDAFQIPLGKTLGGRVLSSYFFGALEYPVYMNERTRQIPDKDIYAEAFITGTEQKIPAIVLAGYGKGQVLYVNLPLGQAKARGDDLPLRASLRAFLFDAVGMPHIMNVEGGKGTLLINWHVDSRQEIYNLPKLFDTPIFAKELQATYHITAGDFLNWEGDDGGFFVRERGRALTEEMAERGEVGSHGGWAHNWFSLLLMDGRLSKDAIKKHIKDNNDDIEAVTGQKVTSYSAPNGVHPQPLLTNIIKDLGIIAYYYTGDTGSAPHRAFFGDEMISPRVVAFPIMPFGRAASLWEMYDKYELPFEEINYFYHNLLDYLEKNKSARLIYSHPVDIVDEYIQLMSDFSQDAIDRAAAGRLRLSGMSEYSRFFLRMLNTEYSFAIEGPALKISLANPESLRGITFAVPKNKYSYSYPKQRPNVSLPRQQRPRPGSSWSYQWRGRHYYRLGPDGKPLVEAYGQEEGPDGESFAETATDPAPRLEESAAQDGEGAARAEPGVSVAEDEKYYYITINDDSKEKLFAMAAK, encoded by the coding sequence ATGACCAAACTTTTGAGCGCCCTGCTTTTGGCATCCATTGTAGCGCTTCTGGCGTACGCCGTCCCCAACTACTATAAGCTGAAAGATATCGCCGCCGACAATTCGTTGCGCGCGCTCGTTGTTTACAACGAGGAGAGCCTGGAAAAAGACGGGTATATCTTAAAGGCATACCAAAGCGTGCTGGCGGAGGAAGGCGTTCCGCATAAAGCTATCGAGGTATTTGATTTGCTCAACATGGAGCCGGGCAACATGGCCGCCGTCGTGCCGGCGCTGATCTTCCCGGACGGCATCATGCAGGTTGTGCCTTCGGAATTTATCGAGTGGATAAAAACATACATGAACGAAGGCGGCAACGTGGCCGTAATCTATGATGCCGGCACCAAGCACGGCCGGGGATTTTTTGAAAAAAAGGCTGTTTTCGCGGATATTACCGGCTTAAACTACATTCTGACCGATAAATTGGAGTACGATTTGTTGGAAAAAGGACAGATTGTCTTTACATCGGCCGAACGGCGCGACGCTTTTCAGATCCCTTTGGGGAAAACTTTGGGAGGGCGGGTTCTCAGCAGTTATTTTTTCGGCGCTTTGGAGTATCCTGTCTATATGAACGAAAGGACGCGCCAAATACCGGACAAAGACATTTACGCCGAGGCTTTTATTACCGGGACCGAACAAAAAATACCGGCGATCGTCCTTGCCGGCTACGGCAAGGGGCAAGTCCTGTACGTCAACCTGCCGCTTGGCCAGGCAAAGGCGAGAGGGGACGACCTGCCGCTCAGGGCCTCCCTGCGCGCCTTCTTGTTTGACGCCGTGGGCATGCCGCACATCATGAACGTGGAAGGCGGCAAGGGGACGCTCTTGATCAACTGGCACGTGGATTCCCGGCAGGAAATATACAACCTGCCCAAACTTTTCGACACGCCGATTTTCGCCAAGGAACTCCAAGCCACCTACCATATAACCGCCGGCGATTTTTTGAACTGGGAAGGGGACGATGGCGGCTTCTTCGTCCGGGAAAGGGGGCGCGCCCTGACGGAAGAGATGGCGGAGCGGGGAGAAGTCGGCTCGCACGGCGGCTGGGCGCACAATTGGTTTTCTTTGCTCCTGATGGACGGCCGATTGAGCAAAGACGCTATAAAGAAACATATCAAGGACAACAACGACGACATTGAGGCGGTTACCGGGCAAAAGGTTACTTCCTATTCCGCGCCCAACGGCGTGCATCCGCAGCCGCTTTTGACCAACATAATAAAAGACTTGGGCATCATTGCCTACTACTACACGGGCGACACGGGCAGCGCCCCGCACCGGGCCTTTTTCGGCGATGAGATGATCAGCCCGCGCGTGGTCGCCTTCCCCATAATGCCTTTCGGCCGGGCGGCGTCTTTATGGGAAATGTATGATAAATACGAACTGCCTTTTGAGGAAATAAATTATTTTTACCACAATCTCCTCGACTATTTGGAAAAAAACAAGAGCGCGCGCCTTATTTACTCGCATCCGGTCGACATAGTGGATGAATATATCCAGTTAATGTCGGATTTTTCCCAGGATGCCATTGACCGCGCGGCCGCAGGCAGGCTCAGGCTTTCCGGCATGAGCGAATACAGCCGCTTCTTCTTGCGCATGCTCAACACCGAATATAGTTTTGCCATTGAAGGCCCGGCGTTGAAAATCTCCCTGGCCAATCCCGAAAGCCTGCGAGGGATAACCTTTGCCGTCCCCAAAAACAAATACAGCTATAGTTACCCGAAGCAGCGGCCAAATGTTTCCCTCCCCCGCCAACAAAGGCCGAGGCCGGGAAGTTCCTGGAGCTACCAGTGGCGCGGCCGCCACTATTATCGCTTAGGGCCTGACGGCAAGCCGCTTGTCGAAGCGTACGGCCAAGAAGAAGGGCCGGACGGGGAAAGCTTTGCGGAAACGGCAACCGATCCCGCGCCAAGGCTGGAAGAATCCGCGGCGCAGGACGGGGAAGGCGCAGCGCGGGCAGAACCCGGCGTATCGGTCGCCGAAGACGAAAAATACTACTATATAACTATAAACGACGACAGCAAGGAGAAGCTTTTCGCGATGGCAGCAAAATGA
- the wecB gene encoding UDP-N-acetylglucosamine 2-epimerase (non-hydrolyzing): MKLAAIFGTRPEAIKMAPVVLAMKKYPEYIDPFVIVTAQHREMLDHVLDLFQIRPDFDLNIMTQRQTLFEISIRALQGLGEALGEIKPDLALVHGDTTTTFIGALAAFYRQIEVGHVEAGLRTGNKYSPFPEEINRHLTGSLADLHFAPTSAARENLLKENIAAGNIFITGNTVIDALKATVRDDYEFEHPALRECVTKKARIVLVTAHRRENLGEPLLAIYRALAKIVDGHPDIEVIFPLHKNPAVREPAQAILGAKKRVHLIEPLDYGPFVNLMYRSYMLLSDSGGVQEEAPALGKPVLVLRGNTERPEALRAGTVKLAGTHTDTICRLAHELLADPSAYKEMAEAVNPYGDGLAAERIVRTILFRRAILPQPPEYFRDH, encoded by the coding sequence ATCAAACTGGCGGCTATTTTCGGCACAAGGCCGGAAGCGATCAAAATGGCGCCCGTAGTGCTGGCAATGAAAAAATATCCGGAATACATCGATCCTTTTGTCATTGTAACCGCCCAGCACCGGGAAATGCTTGACCATGTACTGGATCTTTTTCAAATAAGGCCCGATTTTGACCTCAATATCATGACCCAGCGCCAAACGCTTTTTGAAATAAGTATCCGTGCCCTGCAAGGGCTTGGTGAGGCCCTGGGGGAAATAAAGCCTGACCTGGCGCTTGTGCACGGCGACACGACTACCACCTTTATCGGCGCGCTGGCCGCTTTTTACCGGCAGATAGAAGTTGGCCACGTGGAAGCGGGGCTGCGTACCGGGAACAAATACTCGCCTTTCCCGGAAGAAATTAACCGCCACCTGACCGGGAGCTTGGCCGATCTGCATTTTGCCCCCACCAGCGCGGCCCGCGAAAACCTCCTGAAAGAAAACATAGCGGCCGGCAATATTTTTATCACCGGCAATACGGTAATTGACGCCTTGAAAGCCACCGTGCGCGACGATTATGAGTTTGAGCACCCGGCGCTGCGCGAGTGCGTCACGAAAAAAGCGCGGATCGTCCTCGTTACCGCCCACCGCCGCGAAAACCTGGGCGAACCATTGCTCGCCATCTACCGGGCATTGGCCAAAATCGTGGACGGGCATCCCGACATTGAAGTAATTTTTCCCCTGCATAAAAACCCCGCGGTCCGGGAACCGGCGCAGGCTATCCTGGGCGCGAAAAAGCGCGTACATCTTATCGAGCCTTTGGATTACGGGCCTTTTGTCAACCTTATGTACAGATCTTATATGCTTTTGAGCGATTCCGGCGGCGTGCAGGAAGAAGCGCCGGCCCTCGGCAAGCCGGTATTGGTTTTGCGCGGCAACACCGAGCGGCCGGAAGCGCTCCGGGCCGGCACGGTCAAGCTGGCCGGTACGCATACCGACACTATTTGCCGCCTTGCCCATGAACTGCTGGCCGACCCAAGCGCCTACAAAGAAATGGCGGAAGCCGTCAACCCTTACGGCGACGGGCTGGCGGCGGAAAGAATTGTCCGCACGATTTTGTTCCGCCGCGCCATCCTGCCGCAGCCCCCGGAATACTTTCGCGATCATTGA
- a CDS encoding N-acetylmuramoyl-L-alanine amidase → MIEITMPKLEQMARDAKAGLKPRIYLHWTAGRYDQFFDDYHLNIDGGGRIFAPSEDLSLHRGHTWRRNSGAVGIALCCALNAGVGKDGLPTGNFPPTAAQIETAAKAMAALARGLNAPITPEYFMTHAEAADLDGYGPAATFERWDLWKLRDFDGIVRGGGEVLRGKANWYGKGGI, encoded by the coding sequence GTGATTGAAATAACCATGCCTAAACTTGAACAGATGGCGCGGGATGCCAAGGCCGGCCTGAAACCGCGCATATATTTGCATTGGACGGCAGGGCGCTACGATCAGTTTTTCGATGACTACCACCTGAACATCGATGGCGGGGGCAGGATATTTGCCCCTTCCGAAGATTTGAGCCTGCATCGCGGACACACTTGGCGGCGCAATTCCGGGGCGGTGGGGATAGCCCTCTGCTGCGCCCTGAACGCCGGAGTGGGCAAGGACGGCCTGCCTACCGGCAATTTCCCGCCGACCGCCGCGCAGATAGAAACGGCGGCGAAAGCCATGGCCGCGCTGGCGCGGGGCCTGAACGCGCCTATAACGCCGGAATATTTTATGACCCACGCCGAGGCTGCCGACCTTGACGGCTACGGGCCGGCCGCCACCTTTGAGCGTTGGGACCTGTGGAAGCTGAGGGACTTTGACGGGATAGTGAGGGGCGGGGGAGAGGTTTTGCGGGGAAAGGCCAATTGGTACGGAAAGGGCGGCATATAA
- a CDS encoding phage holin family protein produces the protein MTLQEFFTTLKGAAGTLLPQSRPEQAAMGIGASVGAALSFLFGGLDNALHALAILMTLDYITGIAAAGKAGELNSGAGRRGIGHKAAILGVVSFCNLVDCGMGTHVLRSMAICAYSANEAISILENVDKLGYGQYIPEFIQRRIRHIKEQRTGGGASD, from the coding sequence ATGACGCTGCAAGAATTTTTCACGACGCTTAAAGGAGCGGCAGGAACGCTCCTGCCGCAAAGCCGCCCGGAACAGGCGGCAATGGGAATTGGCGCGTCCGTTGGGGCGGCTTTGAGCTTCCTGTTCGGCGGACTCGACAACGCCCTGCACGCCCTTGCCATACTAATGACACTCGACTATATCACCGGCATCGCCGCCGCCGGGAAAGCGGGGGAACTCAACTCCGGCGCGGGGAGGCGCGGCATTGGCCACAAAGCGGCCATCTTGGGGGTAGTGTCTTTCTGCAACCTTGTAGACTGCGGCATGGGCACGCACGTTCTGCGCAGCATGGCCATCTGCGCCTATTCCGCCAACGAAGCCATTTCCATTTTGGAAAATGTCGACAAACTGGGCTACGGGCAGTATATCCCGGAGTTCATCCAGCGCCGGATACGCCATATAAAAGAGCAAAGGACGGGGGGCGGGGCAAGTGATTGA